From Brassica oleracea var. oleracea cultivar TO1000 chromosome C3, BOL, whole genome shotgun sequence, a single genomic window includes:
- the LOC106331442 gene encoding protein CONTINUOUS VASCULAR RING 1-like, with translation MGDAKPGIVMANRDRELLIPVAHSGEDDHDSTPKPSPSSSSSSSQETFYKLIRSWASKKFMTGCVILLPMAITFYVTWWFIHFVDGFFSPIYAQLGIDIFGLGFITSITFIFLVGVFMSSWLGTSVLNLGEWFIKRMPFVRHIYNASKQISTAISPDQNTQAFKEVAIIRHPRIGEYAIGFITSTVVLQTYTDEEELCCVYVPTNHLYIGDVFLVNTKDVIRPNLSVREGIEIVVSGGMSMPQVLSTLDMRIAPERSRSSRVERS, from the exons ATGGGCGACGCGAAACCGGGGATCGTGATGGCCAACAGAGATCGGGAGCTTCTGATCCCAGTTGCTCACTCCGGCGAAGATGATCACGATTCTACTCCCAAACCCTCTCCTTCCTCCTCTTCCTCTTCTTCTCAGGAG ACGTTTTACAAGTTGATAAGAAGCTGGGCGTCAAAGAAGTTCATGACTGGATG TGTTATCTTGCTTCCAATGGCGATCACTTTCTATGTGACTTGGTGGTTTATTCATTTCGTTGATGGGTTCTTCTCCCCTATTTATGCTCAACTCGGAATCGATATCTTTG GGCTTGGCTTTATCACGTCTATTACATTCATCTTCTTGGTTGGAGTGTTCATGTCATCATGGTTAGGGACTTCGGTTCTCAATTTGGGAGAGTGGTTTATCAAGCGGATGCCGTTTGTTCGCCACATCTACAATGCCTCCAAGCAAATCAGTACTGCCATTTCACCAG ATCAAAACACTCAGGCTTTCAAAGAAGTAGCCATTATAAGGCATCCACGTATTGGTGAGTACGCCATTGGGTTCATCACATCGACCGTTGTTCTACAG ACTTACACGGATGAAGAGGAGCTTTGCTGTGTCTATGTGCCTACAAATCACCTTTACATTGGGGATGTGTTCCTTGTAAATACGAAGGACGTGATCAGACCAAACCTCTCAGTAAGGGAAGGCATAG AGATCGTAGTGTCAGGAGGAATGTCAATGCCGCAAGTTCTGTCAACACTTGACATGAGAATTGCTCCAGAAAGAAGTAGAAGTAGTAGAGTTGAAAGAAGCTGA
- the LOC106330366 gene encoding uncharacterized protein LOC106330366, with the protein MSKLTTFSPLTKLRPFKDNWRVRVKCLHSWKQTTTFGGDTFEMIFADEWGNKIQATCKRTLMYRVQRDLLKGEWGVIEKCHQHPAGGQYRATDHPYKMTIAEDAILSGSNFSDDRMFLNLASYEQIENGTLMAPFLIDVIGRVHELGDVQTVQVSGENRKRVQFRLVDAEGNNIACCLWGTYAEQLEPFTENTKDQKIVCLIRFAKISSFRGELQITNAFDASLMYLNPVIPEIADLTQRLSDNHQSLAVVYKQKGKESKRIVYNWDDAEIKSISEVNEANQICKVICTIEAIDTDWAWFYFGCNHHNKRVTKLPNVDYGRMTKIDKPLFRCEGCQNSITNVSPKFKLHLIVKDDTSTCKLMLLGSIAKSIIGVPAVDLWDGSYEEIEDPEILPSAIISLVGKSFCFGVSIGSDNVTNGALTFVVLDVFSGDKVLSIETESQKISETGTSSSTMSSGSHSSDDYPTPSTKRKEGDTDLPDLTSTSKKVCTKLIKHEKVEKAKTDLAEDWNPSNSQSPTFNGSSQTIDEDNSIVGNDLFAGMIDTDEAQVFECSSQENTDNEDEYSDIDDPMDSESTIVLNVPTTTPPMSLCPGGLTKFSISSTNNLKESGNVSTFSFFIL; encoded by the exons ATGTCTAAGCTTACAACTTTTTCCCCTCTCACCAAACTAAGACCTTTCAAAGACAACTGGCGAGTTCGAGTGAAGTGTTTGCATTCATGGAAGCAAACGACAACTTTTGGAGGGGATACCTTCGAGATGATTTTCGCTGATGAATGG GGTAACAAGATCCAGGCTACTTGCAAACGAACTCTCATGTACCGAGTTCAACGTGATTTGCTGAAAGGGGAATGGGGAGTTATTGAAAAATGTCACCAACATCCAGCTGGTGGTCAATATCGAGCTACAGATCATCCTTACAAGATGACGATAGCAGAGGACGCCATCCTATCCGGTTCGAATTTTAGTGATGATAGAATGTTCCTGAATCTTGCCAGTTATGAACAAATTGAAAATGGAACTCTAATGGCACCTTTCCTCATAG ATGTAATAGGGAGAGTCCATGAACTTGGTGATGTTCAAACCGTCCAGGTGTCAGGAGAAAACAGAAAAAGAGTTCAATTTCGCTTGGTTGACGCCGA AGGAAACAATATTGCATGTTGTCTTTGGGGAACTTATGCAGAGCAACTAGAACCTTTTACTGAGAACACCAAAGATCAAAAAATTGTTTGTTTGATAAGATTTGCTAAAATCAGCTCCTTTAGAG GAGAGTTACAAATCACCAATGCTTTTGATGCATCCCTCATGTACCTCAATCCAGTGATTCCTGAAATTGCAGATTTAACACAAAG GCTGTCAGATAATCATCAATCTCTTGCTGTGGTATACAAACAGAAAGGAAAGGAGTCTAAAAGAATTGTGTACAACTGGGATGATGCTGAGATCAAATCTATTTCAGAAGTTAACGAGGCCAATCAG ATTTGCAAAGTCATATGTACTATTGAAGCAATAGATACAGACTGGGCATGGTTTTACTTCGGCTGCAACCATCACAACAAACGTGTCACTAAGCTTCCTAATGTTGATTATGGTAGGATGACAAAAATTGATAAACCATTGTTTCGTTGTGAAGGTTGTCAAAATAGTATCACTAACGTGTCGCCCAA ATTCAAACTACATTTGATTGTCAAAGACGACACATCAACCTGTAAGCTAATGTTGTTGGGCTCTATTGCTAAGTCCATCATTGGAGTTCCTGCTGTTGACCTATGGGATGGCTCCTATGAGGAG ATTGAAGATCCAGAGATACTACCATCAGCTATTATTAGTTTGGTGGGAAAGTCATTCTGTTTTGGAGTTTCTATAGGCTCAGATAATGTCACCAATGGAGCATTGACATTTGTGGTTCTAGATGTTTTTTCTGGAGATAAAGTTCTTAGTATAGAAACAGAATCTCAGAAAATTTCTGAGACTGGCACGTCCTCTTCTACCATGTCATCTGGTAGT CATTCATCAGATGATTATCCAACCCCCAGCACAAAACGCAAAGAGGGTGACACTGATCTACCTGACTTAACATCTACTAGCAAGAAAGTGTGCACGAAGTTGATCAAACATGAGAAGGTGGAAAAGGCAAAGACAGATTTGGCTGAAGATTGGAATCCA TCAAATTCACAATCACCTACATTCAATGGATCGTCTCAGACCATAGACGAAGATAATTCAATAGTCGGAAACGATTTGTTTGCAG GAATGATTGATACTGATGAAGCACAAGTGTTTGAATGTAGTTCTCAAGAGAATACAGATAATGAAGATGAATATTCTGATATAGATGATCCTATGGATTCAGAATCGACTATTGTGCTTAATGTCCCAACGACCACTCCACCTATGTCACTATGCCCTGGTGGTCTTACCAAGTTTTCTATATCGTCCACGAACAATTTAAAAGAAAGTGGTAATGTGTCTACATTCAGTTTCTTCATACTGTAA